One Mustelus asterias chromosome 12, sMusAst1.hap1.1, whole genome shotgun sequence genomic region harbors:
- the cenpx gene encoding centromere protein X, producing MKMEQEEGAKFKKELVSKLLYFHFKDQKTKVSSDAVIIMCEMLKIFVIEAAARTARQASNEDSKTGDIDHFEKVLPQLLLDF from the exons ATGAAGATGGAGCAAGAAGAGGGCGCCAAATTTAAGAAA GAGTTGGTCAGTAAACTACTGTACTTCCACTTTAAGGATCAGAAAACCAAAG TCAGCAGCGATGCTGTCATCATTATGTGTGAAATGCTTAAAATATTTGTCATAG AGGCAGCAGCACGAACAGCCAGACAGGCATCCAATGAAGACTCTAAGACAGGAGACATTGACCATTTTGAGAAGGTTTTGCCACAGCTG CTTTTGGATTTCTAG